A window from Candidatus Rickettsiella viridis encodes these proteins:
- a CDS encoding SurA N-terminal domain-containing protein, protein MLQSIRDRTHGWLTSVVIGLLIIMFALWGVHGYLELQNEGGDKVVAKVAGQKLSQREFDVAYQRVYQQAKAQLGTESLNKELVKQLKKQTLEQWMLTQVLAHAAAEDRYRLSPSSIDSVLLHMPLFQSAGRFSSARFYAVLDAMGYTELGFLSDLKKTLLINQVQQGLTGTAFVLPSEVSQAMALIHQKRDFAYIVIPSSQFSAEQLPISEAQALAYYQKNTNHFVQPEQVSIDYIKLSLAALKDDKTFVERRDKLANLSYTHPDSLQQAAQALNLPIQSTPLFGQKGGNDVLTKNPKIIAAAFSQDSLQGNNSPVIDLDADTAIVLRVKQHKASAIQAFSAVKTHIIDMLRKQQVIEKNYTLGQGLLKELKEKGSFSDSEKNKRDLHWQLLNQVERNTDKPSAEIVKAVFNLPATKNEIAGFALANGDYVLIKLLGVHEGDSQQYPSSQKNMATQALEREFARRDYDLYVQGLMQKAHSVS, encoded by the coding sequence ATGCTACAGTCAATTCGTGATCGCACTCATGGTTGGTTAACTTCAGTTGTTATTGGGTTACTCATCATTATGTTTGCATTATGGGGGGTTCACGGTTATTTAGAATTGCAGAATGAAGGTGGCGATAAGGTAGTTGCCAAGGTAGCAGGTCAAAAGCTATCGCAACGCGAGTTTGATGTGGCTTATCAACGGGTTTATCAGCAGGCAAAGGCTCAGTTAGGAACAGAGTCTTTGAATAAGGAATTGGTTAAGCAGTTAAAAAAGCAAACACTTGAACAATGGATGTTGACTCAGGTATTAGCGCATGCCGCTGCTGAAGATCGTTATCGTTTAAGTCCGTCATCCATAGATTCCGTTTTATTACATATGCCACTTTTTCAATCAGCAGGTCGTTTTTCTAGTGCACGCTTTTATGCGGTATTGGATGCGATGGGCTATACAGAACTTGGTTTTTTAAGTGACTTAAAAAAAACATTATTGATTAATCAAGTGCAACAAGGTTTAACAGGTACAGCATTTGTTTTACCAAGCGAAGTTAGCCAGGCAATGGCACTGATTCATCAAAAAAGAGATTTTGCATACATTGTTATCCCTAGTAGTCAATTTTCTGCCGAGCAATTACCTATCTCTGAAGCACAAGCATTGGCTTATTATCAAAAGAATACAAACCATTTTGTTCAGCCTGAACAGGTGAGTATTGATTATATTAAGCTTTCACTTGCAGCCTTAAAAGACGATAAAACATTCGTAGAAAGGCGAGACAAATTAGCTAATTTAAGTTATACCCATCCTGATTCACTACAACAAGCAGCTCAAGCACTTAATTTGCCTATTCAATCCACTCCCCTATTTGGGCAAAAGGGTGGAAACGATGTATTAACAAAAAACCCAAAAATTATTGCAGCGGCATTTAGTCAAGATAGTTTGCAGGGAAACAATAGCCCGGTTATTGATTTAGATGCTGATACAGCCATTGTTTTACGTGTTAAGCAACATAAAGCATCAGCGATTCAAGCCTTTTCTGCAGTGAAAACGCATATCATCGATATGTTAAGGAAACAGCAGGTAATAGAAAAGAATTATACTCTAGGGCAGGGCTTGCTAAAGGAATTAAAAGAAAAAGGTTCGTTCTCTGATTCTGAGAAAAACAAACGGGATTTACATTGGCAGCTGCTTAATCAGGTTGAGCGCAATACAGATAAACCATCAGCTGAGATAGTTAAGGCTGTATTTAATTTGCCTGCTACTAAAAATGAAATAGCCGGTTTTGCTTTGGCAAATGGTGATTATGTGTTGATTAAGTTGCTTGGCGTTCATGAGGGCGATAGTCAACAATATCCTTCTTCCCAGAAGAATATGGCTACTCAAGCGCTAGAGCGTGAATTTGCTCGGCGAGATTACGATTTATACGTGCAAGGTTTAATGCAGAAAGCACATAGCGTGTCATAA
- a CDS encoding protein kinase domain-containing protein, giving the protein MMTITDSISLAEHFSQMQPGETLSGLSFDLIDEHEGCISLENSTILCRERHSTKKDPNKIKQLGYRFEVFTRDSLGNGVFGQVYPISATLKLNTQGHIEILKDTKQRVVKILDSPGWPTRDETLIGIHIPYLHMKPTIQDSELIRYIIMHKVPGKNLGELLRNGTIKELPKKIKFLLLIRILEAIKNLHSDGIIHLDIKPDNIMVHFEPGNIDPKINIIDFGCSEYSKYKNGSNIDEQTYHDQKDPNSDIRSLINRTLSEINTVMEYPNTLVRLIENASASNFSNPLFLQNAIKELTAIYTYLDKKTMFDEHFQETQKIGELHFHEPRPGLFRLDTIQGEKALAGHFQGQTGYIPQYLDAEKTQINPLRYFINETNKIIVFASPIEAVNLSTYLNALKTYSILENIDDYHLVIPLIGQGITERHIVSYYKAPGTKSIPHIFDSKRGDPKRFFNSKENSAIPNVNYVSLETQSFFDPVSCGYHGLANIANIVLLIQAGKPVNTTSLLKTLEKNNLNNFSIPLLKNSDIPLKINYFAFIQQAWRDTFFSGLNQQEITALTFKHYFLGWPIENAAWKKMLYTTLLGFLFYPLINTLKLLIELPIQILKNSADYIKNQLFLWAPTSAVLQYLRNSLLLTNYLFYGVLKGLSLIIHMSLSLIPTPCTLNAQQKEAINNGISIKVDDTTSDYDFVDMNDWVVKSHYPETTKPSNASAKFFKPATLQAEEQRQEESIESSASNRL; this is encoded by the coding sequence TAGCTTAGAGAATTCAACTATTCTCTGCCGAGAACGCCATTCTACTAAAAAAGATCCAAATAAAATAAAACAACTAGGCTATCGTTTTGAAGTGTTTACACGCGACTCATTAGGAAATGGCGTTTTTGGCCAAGTATATCCTATCTCCGCAACATTAAAACTCAATACACAAGGTCATATTGAAATATTAAAAGATACCAAGCAGCGTGTTGTCAAAATACTAGATAGTCCAGGCTGGCCTACAAGAGATGAGACACTCATTGGAATACATATTCCTTACTTACATATGAAACCAACTATTCAAGATAGTGAATTAATCCGTTACATTATCATGCACAAAGTACCTGGAAAAAATCTCGGAGAATTATTAAGAAATGGAACTATCAAAGAATTACCGAAAAAAATCAAATTTCTACTATTAATCCGTATCTTAGAAGCGATAAAAAATTTACATAGCGATGGAATAATTCATCTAGATATTAAGCCAGACAACATCATGGTACATTTTGAACCCGGAAATATTGATCCAAAAATTAATATAATTGATTTCGGCTGCTCTGAATACTCAAAATACAAAAATGGAAGTAACATAGATGAACAAACTTATCATGATCAGAAGGATCCAAACTCTGATATCCGCAGTCTTATAAACCGAACGCTTAGTGAAATAAACACGGTAATGGAATACCCAAATACACTAGTTCGTCTTATAGAAAATGCGAGCGCCTCTAATTTTTCAAATCCTCTTTTCTTACAAAATGCCATCAAGGAATTAACGGCTATCTATACATACTTAGATAAGAAAACAATGTTTGATGAACATTTCCAAGAAACGCAAAAAATAGGTGAGCTTCACTTTCATGAACCAAGACCAGGACTCTTTCGTCTCGATACCATACAAGGAGAAAAAGCATTAGCTGGCCACTTTCAAGGCCAAACAGGCTATATTCCTCAATACCTAGATGCTGAAAAAACGCAAATCAATCCTTTACGTTATTTTATCAATGAAACAAATAAAATAATCGTCTTCGCCTCTCCTATTGAAGCAGTCAATCTCTCAACCTACTTAAATGCCTTAAAAACATATTCAATTTTAGAAAATATTGATGATTACCATCTCGTTATTCCTCTCATCGGTCAAGGAATAACAGAAAGGCATATTGTTAGCTATTACAAAGCACCAGGCACTAAATCGATCCCTCACATATTTGATTCCAAACGCGGTGATCCGAAACGTTTTTTTAATTCCAAAGAAAACTCAGCAATCCCCAATGTGAATTACGTCAGTTTAGAAACACAGTCCTTTTTTGATCCCGTGAGTTGCGGTTACCACGGGCTTGCTAATATCGCCAATATCGTATTGCTGATTCAAGCGGGAAAACCAGTTAATACCACCTCTTTGCTTAAGACCCTTGAAAAAAACAATTTGAACAATTTTTCTATTCCATTACTAAAAAACTCAGACATTCCCTTAAAAATAAATTATTTTGCATTTATTCAACAAGCTTGGCGAGATACTTTCTTCTCGGGGCTTAACCAACAAGAAATTACAGCGCTCACCTTTAAACACTATTTTTTAGGCTGGCCTATTGAAAACGCCGCTTGGAAAAAAATGCTCTATACCACACTGCTCGGTTTTTTATTCTACCCTTTGATCAATACACTCAAACTATTGATTGAGCTCCCTATCCAAATATTGAAGAATTCTGCAGATTATATCAAAAATCAACTCTTTTTATGGGCACCCACCTCAGCTGTCTTACAATATTTACGTAACAGTTTGTTGCTAACAAATTATCTATTTTATGGCGTTTTAAAAGGTTTAAGCTTGATAATACATATGAGTCTCTCCCTTATTCCAACACCGTGTACACTGAACGCACAACAAAAAGAGGCAATAAATAATGGTATTTCAATAAAGGTTGACGATACGACGAGTGATTATGACTTCGTGGATATGAATGATTGGGTTGTCAAATCCCATTATCCTGAAACAACGAAACCCAGTAATGCTTCAGCTAAGTTTTTTAAGCCCGCCACTCTTCAAGCTGAAGAACAAAGACAAGAAGAAAGCATTGAGTCGTCTGCGTCTAATAGGTTATGA